A genomic segment from Pseudomonadota bacterium encodes:
- a CDS encoding DUF1524 domain-containing protein, with amino-acid sequence MEGPSASPAASALAAIDSLVVKGRAPKTGYSREQFGEAWYDADHNGCDTRNDILARDLTNVQRRAGSDCVVIAGVLHDPYTGRDVTFAKENASAVQIDHVVALSDSWQKGSQYWDRSKRVALANDFLNLLAVDGPTNGAKGDGDAATWLPPNKPYRCAYVARQVAVKVKYALWVTAAERDAMRRVLSACPDQALPPDSGAPTAVPGVAPAVSSSPAGGPAAVPPSGGAATYYRTCADARAAGVTPIRAGTPLYEENRHLDRDGDGVACE; translated from the coding sequence GTGGAGGGCCCCTCTGCGTCGCCCGCGGCCTCTGCGCTCGCCGCTATCGACTCCCTCGTCGTCAAGGGCCGGGCGCCGAAGACCGGCTACAGCAGGGAGCAGTTCGGTGAGGCGTGGTACGACGCTGATCACAACGGCTGCGATACACGCAACGACATCCTGGCCCGCGACCTGACGAACGTGCAGCGCCGTGCGGGCAGCGACTGCGTCGTCATCGCGGGCGTTCTGCACGATCCGTACACGGGGCGCGATGTCACGTTCGCCAAGGAGAACGCCTCCGCCGTGCAGATCGACCACGTCGTTGCGCTGTCGGACTCCTGGCAGAAGGGCTCCCAGTACTGGGATCGGTCGAAGCGGGTGGCCTTGGCGAACGACTTCCTCAACCTGCTCGCGGTGGACGGCCCGACCAACGGCGCCAAGGGCGACGGCGACGCAGCGACCTGGCTGCCGCCCAACAAGCCCTACCGCTGCGCCTACGTCGCCCGGCAGGTCGCGGTGAAGGTGAAGTACGCCCTCTGGGTGACCGCCGCCGAGCGCGACGCCATGCGCCGCGTGCTGTCGGCCTGCCCGGATCAAGCGCTGCCGCCGGACTCCGGCGCCCCCACGGCGGTGCCGGGCGTCGCGCCAGCCGTCTCCAGCAGCCCCGCAGGGGGGCCAGCTGCCGTTCCACCGAGCGGGGGAGCGGCCACCTACTACCGGACGTGCGCCGACGCGCGGGCCGCCGGGGTCACCCCGATCCGCGCCGGGACTCCGCTGTACGAGGAGAACCGTCATCTCGACAGAGACGGCGACGGCGTGGCGTGCGAGTAG
- a CDS encoding CPBP family intramembrane metalloprotease — MDYGKLALGTAQNVIVCVVLGLVVFFLTWVLRFDRSRPEIADPQRSVLRALVAVAIMMVSVTAYMAIRDLDGSHGRPPMSVVDRFTALRALRQLLLTVLTAGVPIAVAMRLGRESLASIGITRQNVFKSLAIIAVIGVVVLLGSGRGNVVDKMHRLGSMSLGHLWAGVVCLCVGVAEEVSFRGLLQTRMIAWLGTWRGFLLTSLLMALAHFGARMIEQTIGPFDALLSSLSVLPPSLFFGFVMIRTRNVLAPVLLHAFMDWQVTLSG; from the coding sequence ATGGACTACGGCAAGCTCGCGTTGGGCACGGCGCAGAACGTCATCGTCTGCGTGGTGCTCGGCCTCGTGGTCTTCTTCCTGACCTGGGTGCTCCGTTTCGACCGCAGCCGACCGGAGATCGCGGACCCACAACGGTCCGTGCTCCGCGCGCTGGTCGCGGTTGCCATCATGATGGTCTCCGTCACGGCGTACATGGCAATCCGGGATCTGGACGGATCGCATGGGCGGCCGCCGATGTCGGTCGTCGACAGGTTCACCGCGCTGCGGGCGCTCCGACAGCTACTCCTGACCGTGCTCACCGCCGGGGTCCCGATCGCGGTGGCGATGCGCCTCGGCCGCGAGTCGCTCGCCTCGATCGGCATCACGAGACAGAACGTGTTCAAGTCGCTGGCGATCATCGCCGTGATCGGCGTCGTGGTGCTCTTGGGTTCGGGCCGGGGCAACGTCGTCGACAAGATGCACCGGCTCGGGTCCATGTCGCTGGGCCACCTGTGGGCCGGGGTGGTCTGTCTCTGCGTAGGGGTCGCCGAGGAGGTATCGTTCCGCGGCCTCTTGCAGACGCGGATGATCGCATGGCTCGGAACGTGGCGGGGCTTCCTGCTGACGTCGCTCCTCATGGCGCTCGCGCACTTCGGCGCGCGGATGATCGAGCAGACGATCGGCCCGTTCGATGCGCTCCTCAGCTCCCTGAGCGTCTTGCCGCCGAGCCTCTTCTTCGGCTTCGTGATGATCCGCACGCGGAACGTCCTCGCGCCGGTCCTGCTCCACGCGTTCATGGACTGGCAGGTCACGTTGAGTGGTTAG